The following coding sequences are from one Oncorhynchus clarkii lewisi isolate Uvic-CL-2024 chromosome 20, UVic_Ocla_1.0, whole genome shotgun sequence window:
- the LOC139377495 gene encoding leucine-rich repeat-containing protein 18-like: MEGSSTNLGRAFLCLRSGDCTLSVSALIWVVDILQYGMMAKGKKQSSEPKGRKITLKMAKLALKLTVDGKRRLDLSNMEITTFPKCILKLCDVDELDLSRNLLKKIPDSIAKFVNLCFLDLHSNQLDKVPEAIGRLRNLYSLNLCNNCLSTVGLPNEIGLLRKLRSLNLGMNVLESIPSSIAALKELRHLGLFNNQLTRVPECLRNLPYLETVNLKCNPIPLEDDKGIDPIQRVECLYLVRESSLCACCLQKVKDNRQRVNSRLSRGPTHRKSIFAGLKTPNSVVQEYQAIWR, from the exons ATGGAAGGATCCTCGACAAACCTTGGGAGAGCGTTCCTGTGTCTTAGGTCTGGAGATTGCACCCTCTCCGTCTCTGCACTGATCTGGGTGGTGGACATACTTCAATACGG catGATGGCCAAGGGCAAGAAGCAGTCAAGCGAGCCCAAAGGCCGGAAGATCACCCTAAAGATGGCTAAGCTGGCCCTGAAGCTGACCGTGGATGGCAAGCGTCGGCTGGACCTCAGCAACATGGAGATCACCACCTTTCCCAAGTGTATCCTGAAACTTTGCGATGTGGACGAGCTGGACCTGAGCCGCAACCTGCTCAAGAAGATCCCAGACTCTATCGCCAAGTTTGTCAACCTCTGCTTTTTGGACCTCCACAGCAACCAGCTGGACAAGGTTCCGGAAGCTATCGGGCGCCTCCGTAACCTATACAGCCTCAACCTGTGTAACAACTGTCTGAGCACTGTAGGACTCCCCAACGAGATCGGTCTCCTGCGAAAGCTGAGAAGCCTCAACCTGGGCATGAACGTCCTGGAGAGCATCCCATCCTCTATTGCAGCCCTCAAGGAGCTGCGTCACCTTGGCCTGTTCAACAACCAACTGACCCGGGTACCTGAGTGCCTCCGCAACCTGCCCTACCTGGAGACCGTCAACCTGAAGTGCAATCCTATCCCCTTGGAGGATGACAAAGGCATTGACCCCATCCAGAGGGTGGAGTGCCTGTACCTGGTGAGGGAGAGCTCCCTGTGTGCCTGCTGCCTCCAGAAAGTCAAAGACAACAGGCAGAGGGTGAACAGCAGGCTGAGCAGAGGCCCTACCCACAGGAAGTCCATCTTCGCCGGCCTGAAAACACCCAACTCGGTGGTGCAGGAATACCAAGCCATCTGGAGGtga